Sequence from the Tenrec ecaudatus isolate mTenEca1 chromosome 6, mTenEca1.hap1, whole genome shotgun sequence genome:
TACCATATATAAggtctctccgggctagattccaacctcggtccttggctccacgcgagaaagatttcacgccgaagccaggctcgtgatccaagtgaatttaatgagagttaaaagaagtttcaggttttacgcggcacccataggattcctttgaccacgcggcctggcagagactgccccaggtcacgcaaggatctctctcctcccacgaagatgaccagaACAGCAAGcaagccccctctccctctcggtccctgccttttcaagggttcccaggggagacgtggtgaacgaccccaggttgatcccattggctgaattgcagtcacctggcccaggtgggctgctccaggtgtaacgcccatccgagcccaccggcgggaaaatccaactttgtcctatgctggctctcctgggcatgcgtaaatggacttcccaattccctaggctaaactGCCTAACAGAATTTAAAAGGAAATGGTAGGTTTATTTCTCCCGAAGTAAACGATCTCTTTAGCCTGTCGCTGGTCGTGGGTTTCAATCCCATTAAACTCCACATCCAACGTGACAGTATTTTATACGAATCATTAAACCAGGGACAGCAGTCTGTTAATGGGTGGGGGGAGTTGCATCTAGAACAGCGCTCCACTGCATCAAATGCATGgcatttctttgtgttttttttttggaggggggtggtGTTGGATGGCTGGGAACCAGCCTCTTATTGGGCCCGGGTAATGACGGGGGACTTTGACTTGATTGTCTCCTCCAAAGTTTGTTCGAGCTCATATTCCGTAAAGACCTGCCAGTGTTTCCATTGGAAAAGGGTTAAAAAGATTTGCCTGCTGCCTCTTCCCACAATGGATAAGTAAGAATAACCAGGATCAGTAGGGTGtcctggggcagggaggggcggcAACCCCCCCTGGGCAAGTCCTGCCCTGCGGAATTGGGCTTTTCCCAGGATGCACTGTGCCCCTGGAGCCAAGCCTAGCGATGCAGCTGGTACCGCCAGGgtcgggcagggcaggggaggagggggctgTGACGGGGGCGTGCAGTGGCCCGGGGTCCTGGTCGAGCCAGCGTGGGGAGTCAAGGGGGGCGTCTCCTTCACGCCAGAGCGGCCGCGGGGTTCTGGGGCACCAGGCTGAGGGGTGCAGGTCTGGGGCCTTCGGGGCGGGCGGGCACAGGCTGGAACCTCGCCATCATGGCGGCAGCGAGGCCGGCTGGAGGCCCCCCAGCTTCGGGGGGCCGGCCCCGGCCACCCCTGACCCGTGTGCTCTCTGCCCCCCCCTCCTGCAGGATGAAGATGAGACGTTACAAGCTCTTCCTCACGTTCTGTATGGCCGGCCTGGgcctcatctccttcctgcaTTTCTTTAAGACCCTGTCCTACGTCACCTTCCCCCGCGAGCTGGCCTCCCTCAGCCCCAACCTGGTGTCCAGCTTCTTCTGGAGCAATGCCCCCGTCACGCCGCAGGCCAGCCCCGAGCCGGGCGGCCCGGACCTGCAGCGCACCCCGCTCTCCTCGCACTCGCCCCTGCTGCAGCCCCTGCCCCCGAGCAAGGCGGCCGAGGAGCTGCACCGCGTGGACTTCGTGCTGCCCGAGGACACCACCGAGTACTTCGTGCGCACCAAGGCCGGGGGCGTGTGCTTCAAGCCGGGCACCAGGGTGCTGGAGAAGCGGCCCGAGGCCCAGGCCGAGGGGGGCTCCTCGGCCCGGGGCCCCGCCCGGCGCGTGCTGAGCGCCCGCGAGCAGCGGCCGGGCGCCCGCGGGGGCGCGCGGCGCAAGTGGGTGGAGTGCACGTGCCTGCCCGGCTGGCACGGGCCCAGCTGCGGGGTGCCCACCGTGGTGCAGTACTCCAACCTGCccaccaaggagcggctggtgcccCGCGAGGTGCCGCGGCGCGTCATCAACGCCATCAACATCAACCACGAGTTCGACCTGCTGGACGTGCGCTTCCACGAGCTGGGCGACGTGGTGGACGCCTTCGTGGTGTGCGAGTCCAACTTCACGGCGTACGGCGAGCCGCGGCCGCTCAAGTTCCGCGAGATGCTGGCCAACGGCACCTTCGAGTACATCCGCCACAAGGTGCTCTACGTCTTCCTGGACCACTTCCCGCCGGGCGGCCGGCAGGACGGCTGGATCGCCGACGACTACCTGCGCACCTTCCTGACGCAGGACGGCGTGTCGCGCCTGCGCAACCTGCGGCCCGACGACGTCTTCATCATCGACGACGCCGACGAGATCCCGGCCCGCGACGGCGTGCTCTTCCTCAAGCTCTACGACGGCTGGACGGAGCCCTTCGCCTTCCACATGCGCAAGTCGCTCTACGGCTTCTTCTGGAAGCAGCCGGGCACCCTGGAGGTGGTGTCGGGCTGCACGGTGGACATGCTGCGCTCCGTCTACGCGCTGGACGGCATCCGCCTGCGCCGCCGCCAGTACTACACCCTGCCCGCCTTCCGCCGCTACGAGAACCGCACGGGCCACATCCTGGTGCAGTGGTCGCTGGGCAGCCCGCTGCACTTCGCCGGCTGGCACTGCTCCTGGTGCTTCACGCCCGAGGGCATCTACTTCAAGCTCGTGTCCGCGCAGAACGGCGACTTCCCGCGCTGGGGCGACTACGAGGACAAGCGGGACCTCAACTACATCCGGAGCCTCATCCGCACGGGCGGCTGGTTCGACGGCACGCGCCAGGAGTACCCGCCGGCCGACCCCGCCGAGCACATGTACGCCCCCAAGTACCTGCTCAAGAACTACGCCCGCTTCCGCTACCTGCTGGAGAACCCCTACCAGGGGCCCAAGAGTACGGTGGCGGGCGGCCGGCGCTCCCAGGATGCCCAGGGCAGGCTGCTGGCCGGAGGCCAGGTGGGCGCCGTGGAAGGCTAGCGGTGCACGGGCTCCCCTGGGGCCCGCACGGCATCGGGCGGCTGCGCGGGCACCATCGCCATGCCGCCTCCTGCCCCCTGGGGCACCTCCTTCGGAGACCAGGAGGGGGTGAAGCGGGTGGGGGCTCTTCACTTTGGGAGCTGTCCGAGATCAAGACTCAGGCCTTGGGGGAACCAACCTGCTTCCTGGTCAGGAGCGCTGTGCCCACGGAGTGCATGTTGGGTCCTggggagatggatggatgggtggggagGGCGGTGTCCCGGGGTGGAGGGTGTCTGGAGCTCTGGACACAGATGGTTTGGGGGTCTCGAAAGGAAGAGGGCGTGTAAGCAGTGTCTagctgggagcaggagctggTGGGGCCTCAGCCGTGGACTCAGACTTGGGGATGGACACAGACCTGTCCCTGATTTCCCCACAGTGTTTTTCGGGGGCTATTCACTCCAGGCTCGCAGGACTAGGAGGAGGTGGCGGGGCCTGggagctgggaggggtggggactgaCCCCAGGCCTCTGATCACTAACCCTCTCCGAGACGGGACCCATATCCCCCTCTCCTTGGGGCCCACTTCAGGGTCAGCAAGGGACTACGAGGTTGCCCAGGGCCCAAGAAGGCACCTTAGGGCCAATTGGGTGTCATCCCATCCCCCTGGGTCTGTCCTGTTGGGCAGAGAACGTGGCTGTTGGGCTAGAGTCTCAGCTGCTGAAATGAAGAGACCCCACAATGCAGTGGCTTCACGGGACCCAGGCGGTGTCCAGAAGGGAAGAAGGTCCACAGCGGGTAGGGCAGCCTGGCCCGGTTCGTCCACGCACATCTTCCTATTCCGCACACCAGAGGAGGCAGCTGCAGCTCGCTCTGGTCACCACAGGTCCCTCCTGGCCAGAGGAACACAGAAAGGCAAGGGAGTCCCCCCTCATT
This genomic interval carries:
- the MGAT3 gene encoding beta-1,4-mannosyl-glycoprotein 4-beta-N-acetylglucosaminyltransferase — encoded protein: MKMRRYKLFLTFCMAGLGLISFLHFFKTLSYVTFPRELASLSPNLVSSFFWSNAPVTPQASPEPGGPDLQRTPLSSHSPLLQPLPPSKAAEELHRVDFVLPEDTTEYFVRTKAGGVCFKPGTRVLEKRPEAQAEGGSSARGPARRVLSAREQRPGARGGARRKWVECTCLPGWHGPSCGVPTVVQYSNLPTKERLVPREVPRRVINAININHEFDLLDVRFHELGDVVDAFVVCESNFTAYGEPRPLKFREMLANGTFEYIRHKVLYVFLDHFPPGGRQDGWIADDYLRTFLTQDGVSRLRNLRPDDVFIIDDADEIPARDGVLFLKLYDGWTEPFAFHMRKSLYGFFWKQPGTLEVVSGCTVDMLRSVYALDGIRLRRRQYYTLPAFRRYENRTGHILVQWSLGSPLHFAGWHCSWCFTPEGIYFKLVSAQNGDFPRWGDYEDKRDLNYIRSLIRTGGWFDGTRQEYPPADPAEHMYAPKYLLKNYARFRYLLENPYQGPKSTVAGGRRSQDAQGRLLAGGQVGAVEG